A region of Moorena sp. SIOASIH DNA encodes the following proteins:
- a CDS encoding DUF4231 domain-containing protein, whose amino-acid sequence MTNLEATQVDGIPETKIPKTIEQISSSSISKPSVLISLGSYLFLAAGVGVGIASIFISHRQILLIVSAACFAVFIFMFLINKQLWQDYKEANHEFQLLKKSKLCSGLWCGNNSTENNPITLAIEKALNYSQELIDDYKKTRKTSRNAYYVAQMLTIILSGITPILVLLDKLETGSALLKWLPVIFPAVASIVASVSTSFPFQENWIAANTTVELLEAEQEKFVLGVTPAYRFSDSSDGARRQQQSQKAIEHYIVQVNKIHLKQVQSSNGNDSGSNGNESVEEKKA is encoded by the coding sequence ATGACGAATTTGGAAGCAACGCAAGTTGACGGAATTCCAGAGACTAAAATTCCTAAGACAATAGAGCAAATCTCTTCTTCATCGATTTCAAAACCTTCAGTTTTAATAAGCCTAGGTTCTTATTTATTCCTGGCTGCTGGGGTTGGGGTCGGAATTGCCTCTATTTTTATCTCACACCGTCAAATTTTGCTAATCGTTAGCGCTGCTTGTTTTGCCGTTTTTATATTTATGTTTCTAATTAATAAACAATTGTGGCAAGACTATAAAGAAGCTAATCATGAGTTTCAACTGCTCAAAAAATCTAAACTGTGTAGTGGGCTCTGGTGCGGTAATAATTCCACGGAGAATAACCCGATAACTTTAGCGATAGAAAAAGCTCTAAACTATAGCCAGGAGTTGATTGACGATTATAAAAAGACCCGCAAGACCTCCCGAAATGCTTACTATGTTGCCCAAATGTTAACCATTATTTTATCGGGAATAACACCAATTTTAGTCTTGCTAGACAAGTTAGAAACTGGTTCTGCATTACTAAAGTGGCTCCCGGTAATCTTTCCAGCTGTTGCATCTATTGTTGCTAGTGTCTCGACTTCCTTTCCATTTCAAGAAAATTGGATTGCTGCCAACACTACTGTAGAATTGTTAGAAGCCGAACAGGAAAAATTTGTCTTGGGAGTTACTCCAGCTTATCGCTTTTCTGATTCATCCGATGGTGCGCGACGTCAACAACAATCACAAAAGGCCATAGAACATTATATTGTTCAGGTGAATAAGATTCATCTCAAGCAAGTCCAATCTTCTAATGGCAATGACTCAGGGTCTAATGGAAATGAATCAGTAGAGGAGAAGAAAGCATAA
- a CDS encoding ABC transporter ATP-binding protein, with product MTKPAILHLEGITKHFDQTTEPAVGNVSFTLYEGDLLGLVGPSGCGKTTLLRIVAGFERPQAGLVVLAGRKVTGPGYWLPPEQRNTGMVFQDYALFPHLTVAENVAFGLKQNRKQKSGVCVKGNTEDAIALVGLAGMGKRYPHELSGGQQQRVALARALAPQPKLILLDEPLSNLDVQVRLRLRQEVRAILKETGTSAIFVTHDQEEALSISDQVGVMRSGRLEQLGTPEEIYTNPSSRFVAEFVTQANFLPAQRRGDLWETEVGSFAIRVNDSILNTKLDQLEEGELMLREENVLLNPDDNSTVVIQDRHFLGREYRYCLQTASGTKLHARTNLSTQLPVGKRVRVSVADPSVPIF from the coding sequence ATGACAAAACCAGCAATTCTACATTTAGAAGGGATTACTAAACACTTTGATCAAACCACTGAGCCAGCAGTGGGGAATGTGTCGTTTACCCTGTATGAAGGGGATTTACTGGGATTGGTGGGGCCATCTGGCTGTGGCAAAACGACATTATTGCGGATTGTAGCTGGGTTTGAGCGACCCCAAGCGGGACTAGTGGTATTGGCAGGACGGAAAGTGACTGGGCCAGGGTATTGGTTACCACCAGAACAGCGCAATACTGGTATGGTCTTTCAAGACTATGCTCTATTTCCTCACCTGACGGTGGCAGAGAATGTGGCGTTTGGGCTTAAGCAGAATCGGAAACAGAAGAGTGGTGTCTGTGTCAAGGGTAATACGGAAGATGCGATCGCATTAGTCGGATTAGCTGGCATGGGCAAACGTTATCCCCACGAACTCTCTGGTGGTCAGCAGCAGCGAGTAGCCCTAGCCCGTGCCTTAGCCCCGCAACCTAAATTAATTCTATTGGATGAACCCCTCAGCAATCTCGATGTCCAAGTGCGTCTGCGGTTGCGTCAGGAAGTGCGAGCTATTCTCAAAGAAACCGGCACCTCTGCTATTTTTGTCACCCATGACCAAGAAGAAGCTTTGTCTATATCCGACCAAGTGGGAGTCATGCGTTCTGGTCGATTAGAGCAATTGGGGACACCAGAAGAAATCTATACCAATCCCAGCTCTCGCTTTGTAGCAGAATTCGTCACCCAAGCCAACTTTTTACCAGCCCAACGCAGAGGAGACCTATGGGAAACAGAAGTAGGCTCTTTTGCCATCAGAGTCAATGACTCCATACTTAATACTAAACTGGATCAGCTGGAGGAAGGGGAGCTGATGCTTCGGGAAGAAAATGTTCTTCTCAACCCTGATGATAACTCCACCGTAGTGATTCAAGACCGACATTTCCTAGGTCGTGAATACCGCTACTGTTTACAAACCGCTTCCGGCACCAAACTCCACGCTCGCACCAACCTTAGCACTCAGTTACCCGTAGGAAAGCGGGTGCGAGTGTCTGTAGCTGACCCATCAGTACCGATTTTTTAG
- a CDS encoding Asr1405/Asl0597 family protein, whose amino-acid sequence MDPSISESEASQVIEINWGDRWQVYRRLQDLEIPCHCQTDQPLRAEIDNVTALIQIWSILRQLTLPRQELISWLDDSWRLPSKRRKEKL is encoded by the coding sequence ATGGATCCATCTATATCTGAATCAGAGGCCAGTCAGGTGATTGAGATCAACTGGGGAGACCGATGGCAAGTCTATCGGCGCTTGCAAGACCTAGAGATTCCCTGTCACTGTCAGACTGACCAGCCCTTGAGAGCTGAAATCGATAATGTCACGGCTTTGATTCAAATTTGGAGTATCCTTAGACAGCTAACCCTTCCGCGCCAGGAGTTAATATCCTGGCTCGATGATTCCTGGCGGCTTCCTAGCAAAAGGCGCAAGGAGAAACTTTAA
- a CDS encoding HEAT repeat domain-containing protein — MINWDPYLASIRDTYAQWWQVYTLTDVEGRKPKQQQPTPVLFNFNLMVQTIKSEQPQRDENREEDENREEIERLPVLEGLRKYAADHVLLVGRPGSGKSTALVRLLGDEGIPGKIPVLVELRYYQTSVLELVRNFLKRHGVLLDSTEIGLRPRYAIERLLFEGQFWLLIDGVNELPSDAARSDLTQFRQNYQKTTPMIFTTRDLGVGGDLGIQKKLEMQPLSAEQMSEFVRKYLPQQGEQMLEQLGVRLREFGQTPLLLMMLCDLFKSLGKVPSNLGLVFRSFTELYSKQIKQDVKVSDQSRKFWPDLLQQLGFVMTTGDNPDKPEEISVAIPKTKAEEIVTNYLLKKAVVNPNVCARTWLDDLLNHHLIQQSGDLIEFRHQMIQEYYTAEYLLKQLPSISDQELQQNYLNYLKWTEPLVLMLQLVDDKVQAQRVVTLGLAVDWQLGARLAGAVKPEFQKQTVELVAGLKVPKFFKVELLEITASEKAIPELSKYLDHDHPDVRRSAAEALGEIGTEATINPLIKLLDDDHPDVRRSAADALGKIVTKATINPLIKLLDHDHPDVRRSAADALGNIGTEVAIDPLIKLLDDDHPDVRRSAAEALENIGTEAAIEPLIKLLDDNHYDVRRSAAEALGNIGTDVGIDPLIKMLHGNDSNVRRSAAENLGKIGTEATIDSLIKLLNNDSYLVRRSAAEALEKIGTKATIDPLIKLLDDHDSDVRRSAAYALGNIGTEAAIDPLIKWLDDENSDMRRSAAYALGKIGTEATIDPLIKLLDDHDSDVRRSAAYALGKIGTEVAIDPLIKLLDDNHYDVRRSAAYALGKIGTEAAIDPLIKLLADHDYSVRRSAAYALE; from the coding sequence ATGATCAATTGGGATCCCTATCTAGCATCAATCCGTGACACCTACGCCCAATGGTGGCAAGTTTATACCCTCACTGATGTCGAAGGCCGCAAGCCCAAGCAGCAGCAACCAACCCCTGTGCTGTTTAACTTTAACCTGATGGTGCAAACCATCAAGTCGGAGCAGCCACAAAGAGACGAAAATCGGGAAGAAGACGAAAATCGGGAAGAAATTGAGCGCTTGCCTGTGCTAGAAGGATTGCGCAAGTATGCTGCTGACCATGTCTTACTAGTGGGACGTCCCGGTTCGGGCAAATCCACTGCCTTAGTGCGATTGTTGGGGGATGAGGGAATACCAGGGAAAATTCCGGTGCTGGTCGAACTGCGATACTACCAGACATCGGTGCTGGAGTTAGTGCGGAATTTTCTGAAACGCCATGGTGTACTCCTCGACTCTACCGAGATTGGCCTACGGCCACGCTACGCGATCGAAAGACTATTGTTTGAAGGACAATTCTGGTTACTGATCGATGGGGTAAACGAGCTACCGTCAGACGCAGCACGCTCGGATTTGACTCAGTTTCGGCAGAATTACCAGAAGACTACTCCCATGATTTTCACCACTAGGGATTTAGGGGTGGGTGGTGACTTGGGGATTCAGAAGAAGTTGGAAATGCAACCCTTGAGTGCAGAGCAAATGTCGGAGTTTGTCCGAAAGTATTTGCCACAACAGGGAGAGCAGATGCTTGAGCAGTTGGGGGTACGGTTACGGGAATTTGGCCAAACCCCCCTACTATTGATGATGCTATGTGATCTGTTTAAGTCTCTAGGCAAGGTACCGTCGAATCTGGGGTTAGTGTTTCGCTCATTTACCGAGCTTTATTCTAAGCAAATCAAGCAAGATGTTAAAGTTTCCGATCAATCAAGAAAATTTTGGCCTGACCTGCTGCAACAGTTAGGGTTTGTAATGACAACAGGGGATAACCCCGATAAACCCGAGGAGATAAGCGTTGCTATTCCTAAGACAAAAGCCGAGGAAATTGTAACTAACTATTTACTTAAGAAGGCTGTTGTCAATCCTAATGTTTGCGCCAGGACTTGGCTTGATGACTTACTGAACCATCACTTGATTCAACAATCAGGAGATTTGATTGAGTTTCGACACCAAATGATCCAAGAATACTATACAGCAGAATATTTATTGAAGCAATTACCAAGTATCAGCGATCAGGAGTTGCAACAGAACTATCTCAATTATTTGAAATGGACAGAACCTCTGGTGCTGATGCTGCAATTGGTAGATGATAAAGTCCAAGCCCAGCGTGTTGTCACGTTAGGGTTAGCAGTGGATTGGCAACTGGGAGCCAGGTTAGCAGGAGCAGTAAAACCGGAGTTTCAGAAGCAGACTGTTGAGTTGGTGGCTGGGTTAAAGGTTCCGAAATTTTTTAAGGTTGAGCTGTTGGAAATAACTGCATCAGAAAAAGCCATACCTGAGCTAAGTAAATACTTGGATCATGACCACCCTGATGTGCGTAGGAGTGCGGCAGAAGCTCTGGGAGAAATCGGGACAGAAGCCACAATTAACCCGTTAATTAAATTGCTGGATGATGACCACCCTGATGTGCGTAGGAGTGCGGCAGATGCCCTGGGAAAAATCGTGACAAAAGCCACAATTAACCCGTTAATTAAATTGCTGGATCATGACCACCCTGATGTGCGTAGGAGTGCGGCAGATGCCCTGGGAAACATCGGGACAGAAGTGGCGATTGACCCCTTAATTAAATTGCTGGATGATGACCACCCTGATGTGCGTAGGAGTGCGGCAGAAGCTCTGGAAAACATCGGCACAGAAGCTGCCATAGAACCCTTAATTAAATTGCTGGATGATAACCACTATGATGTGCGTAGGAGTGCGGCAGAAGCTCTGGGAAACATCGGGACAGATGTGGGGATTGACCCCTTAATTAAAATGCTGCATGGTAACGACTCTAATGTGCGTAGGAGTGCGGCAGAAAATTTGGGGAAAATCGGGACAGAAGCCACCATCGATTCGTTAATTAAATTGCTGAATAATGACAGCTATTTGGTGCGTAGGAGTGCGGCAGAAGCTCTGGAAAAAATCGGTACAAAAGCCACCATCGACCCCTTAATTAAATTGCTAGATGATCACGACTCTGATGTGCGTAGGAGTGCGGCATATGCTTTGGGAAACATCGGGACAGAAGCCGCCATAGACCCCTTAATTAAATGGCTGGATGATGAGAACTCAGATATGCGTAGAAGTGCGGCATATGCTTTGGGAAAAATCGGGACAGAAGCCACCATCGACCCGTTAATTAAATTGCTAGATGATCACGACTCTGATGTGCGTAGGAGTGCGGCATATGCTCTGGGAAAAATCGGGACAGAAGTGGCGATTGACCCCTTAATTAAATTGCTAGATGATAACCACTATGATGTGCGTAGGAGTGCGGCATATGCTCTGGGAAAAATCGGGACAGAAGCCGCCATCGACCCCTTAATTAAATTGCTGGCTGATCACGACTATTCTGTGCGTAGAAGTGCGGCATATGCTCTGGAATAA